The Crassostrea angulata isolate pt1a10 chromosome 1, ASM2561291v2, whole genome shotgun sequence nucleotide sequence ACATATTCCTCTTTTGATGATGGCGTATAGAAGTTCTGTACATGAAGCCACAGGGGTATCACCTAGTATGTTAATGCTAGCAAGAGAGATCAAGTTACCTATAGAATTGGTGATGGGACGACCTCAGGAGCCTgaaaacatagaaataaacatgaCTGAGTATGCTTATTTGTTGCAGGAAAGAATGGAGAAAGTTTATTCTCTTGCTAGTGAGAAGTTAGTTATTTCTGCAAAcataatgaaaaattttcatgACAGAAAAATAACATCAAATACCTATAAAGTTGGAGATGCTGTATGGTACTACAATCCGCAGTCTAGTCCAGGTCATTCTAAAAAGTTAAATCCAAAGTGGCAAGGTCCCTTTTTGGTCACTGAAACAATGAACGAGATATTATATAGAATACAAGAAAAACCAGGAAAAAGTCTAGAGTAGTGCATGTGAAAAAACTGGCAGCTTACAAAGGAGAAAATCCTCCCAAATGGTTAGATAAACAGTGAGTGCACAAAAAGAAACCCCctgataaaaataagaaaagtaCTACGTAACTGGGTCGACAGAATAAAAGAAGatgtgttgtacatgtattagtatagTGTACCGGTACTATAAAACTTGTGTTTTCAAAATAGTGTCTTGTTATTTAGTAATACAGGTATAATTATATCTGTAATGTATAATTAGCTATATTGTTGaagtgtttttgaaaaattagtgCATATAGGAATAGAATGTATGCACGTTTTAACAAGTTCACTTCTTATATTATTATATGCATATTATGTATTGTCATATTATGATTACATGGGTTATGTAGGAACTTAGAATATTACGATATGTACCtagaatataaaaaatgatattttcgcTTGTTTATGATTCGGGGTATAGTGCCAATGCAAATTTGCATAAACatagatattgttttttttagtatATCAGGAGCTATTGATTCTatatttataatagaaatattaTTCTTACTTTAGCTATGGCTAGGACGGAAGAAATATATGAATGCAGACTGTGTTTTTCCTCCCTCACGTTTGACCGGAAGTTCCTGGTGAAAAGACATATCATGGAACAACATTCCGGATTCGCATATACTTGTACTGGCTGTCAGATGATCTTCCCACGTCGGGACAACCATACCTCATGTCATGGGAAACATTCAACTTCTCGTAGGATGGAAGTAGTGAGGCGCTCAGATGGGCTGCGGGGTAGCAGAGCGAAGGAGGAGTTGGAGAAATATAACAGCAGAATAGAGGATTTTATTCGGTTGGTATCTCCAAGGGGCTTTAGGGAGCTAAGCCTCCACCCCTCTGGAAGGATCTCCCGCACCCCGTCTCCAGTTGCCCGTTCCGATAGAGGAGCAGTCCCTCCCTCCCCTAGAGCGTCTCCGGAACCTAAGAGGACCAGGCGCAGTAGAAGATCACCTTCCCCCGTGAATCCTCCTCAGGAGAGACGGTCGCCCTTCCCTGTTGCCCTTCCTGCTAGGAAGAGGAGCCTTAGTGTCTCCTCTTCTTCCTCCTCTTCGTCTTCCGGTACATGTAGTTCATCTCGCAGTATAGCTCCAGTCGCTCCAGAGAACCCCATTAAATCTTCGGTAGTGAAGGAAATAACTGTAGTGCCGGGCCTTCAAGTCCTGATCGACATAGACGAATTCAAGAAGTATCTCTGAAATGGTTGAATAAATTCTCTGATCCAAAAAagttgtttattgattttagccaatgtagatattttaaatttaagagtACTTATAGCATTATAAATGAATGAAGTATTTGATTACTTACCTTAGATCTCTCCAGTTTGGGGACCAAACTCTTTTTTTTAGGTGGGGGCAGTGTTGCGTCCTTGAAGCCGTCTTAAATTCTTAAGTCTAAATGGGTGAATATGACTCTGAGCATTTGCTGTTTTTATTATAGTCAGAATATACATACGTCTTCTATTGCGTgaatattgtaaaatgaaatcAGGAAC carries:
- the LOC128155138 gene encoding uncharacterized protein LOC128155138; amino-acid sequence: MARTEEIYECRLCFSSLTFDRKFLVKRHIMEQHSGFAYTCTGCQMIFPRRDNHTSCHGKHSTSRRMEVVRRSDGLRGSRAKEELEKYNSRIEDFIRLVSPRGFRELSLHPSGRISRTPSPVARSDRGAVPPSPRASPEPKRTRRSRRSPSPVNPPQERRSPFPVALPARKRSLSVSSSSSSSSSGTCSSSRSIAPVAPENPIKSSVVKEITVVPGLQVLIDIDEFKKYL